One window of Gemmatimonas sp. UBA7669 genomic DNA carries:
- a CDS encoding tail fiber domain-containing protein, with amino-acid sequence MSASHIPAAPRRRGPFLSTLAAATAALAVTLGAPQSAGAQTVFHACYVPASGTVYRIKAPSTPQNCLQPTHVAFSWTDGAGGGGGAGVSAHGALTGLGNDDHTQYLLANGNRSAQGFTVLSQYGGAATPLPTFSGSSTGLVWLGERGAFRAGMNTIGGWAYNKIGSFSTAFGDQSEASGYASFAAGTVAKATNGYATSIGVETLASGVNSIAMGNTAQATGDNSLALGTGVASGEKSITIDGTATGPSSMALKGTASGTGAISLSGDATGLYGISLGGLASGQFSVGIRGVASGDHSVAIGRFAHTNNFTSSVVIDAGYGDGAPVFARQNGHFVVRADRIFFGTGTPTGANPIGRYLDTGTGAYLSTGGTWTNTSDSTKKSDFRAVDGEQVLSKLASLPVYTWRYTAEDSTVRHMGPTAQAFRKAFGLGDSETAIGTVDIDGVAMAGVKALETRTKQLKAETQALRAENAQMAERLAQLESLVARLTPTNKER; translated from the coding sequence GCCCTGGCCGTGACGCTCGGCGCGCCGCAGTCGGCCGGCGCACAGACGGTCTTCCATGCCTGCTACGTGCCGGCGTCGGGCACGGTGTATCGCATCAAGGCGCCGAGCACGCCGCAGAATTGCCTGCAGCCCACGCATGTGGCGTTCAGCTGGACGGATGGCGCGGGCGGTGGCGGCGGTGCTGGCGTGAGCGCCCACGGGGCGCTGACGGGTTTGGGCAATGATGATCACACGCAGTATCTGCTGGCCAATGGGAACCGGAGCGCGCAGGGGTTCACGGTGCTGTCTCAGTACGGCGGCGCAGCGACGCCACTCCCGACATTCTCGGGTTCATCAACTGGTCTCGTCTGGCTTGGTGAGCGTGGCGCATTCCGCGCCGGCATGAACACCATTGGCGGCTGGGCTTACAACAAGATTGGCTCCTTCTCGACGGCCTTTGGTGATCAGTCGGAAGCCTCAGGGTATGCGTCATTCGCGGCCGGGACTGTAGCGAAAGCCACCAACGGCTATGCGACCTCCATCGGCGTAGAGACACTGGCGAGCGGCGTGAACTCAATCGCCATGGGGAATACCGCGCAAGCGACGGGCGACAACTCACTGGCTCTTGGGACTGGGGTGGCCTCAGGCGAAAAGTCCATAACCATCGACGGCACTGCGACCGGTCCGAGCAGCATGGCACTGAAAGGCACGGCCAGCGGCACCGGCGCAATTTCCCTGAGCGGGGACGCCACCGGCCTTTATGGGATTTCACTCGGCGGGTTGGCGTCTGGTCAGTTTTCGGTTGGCATTCGAGGCGTGGCATCGGGTGACCACAGCGTGGCGATCGGTCGTTTCGCCCACACCAACAATTTCACGAGCTCGGTGGTCATCGACGCAGGGTACGGCGACGGTGCACCTGTGTTTGCGCGACAGAATGGACATTTTGTTGTACGAGCCGATCGTATCTTCTTCGGAACTGGCACGCCGACAGGCGCAAATCCCATTGGTCGCTATCTCGACACCGGCACCGGCGCCTACCTCAGCACCGGCGGCACTTGGACGAACACCTCCGATTCCACCAAGAAGTCCGACTTCCGTGCCGTCGACGGCGAGCAGGTGCTGAGCAAGCTGGCGTCGCTGCCTGTCTACACCTGGCGCTACACGGCCGAGGACAGCACGGTGCGGCACATGGGCCCCACGGCGCAGGCCTTCCGTAAGGCGTTTGGTCTCGGCGACAGTGAAACGGCCATTGGCACGGTGGATATCGATGGCGTCGCCATGGCGGGTGTGAAGGCGCTCGAGACCCGGACGAAGCAGCTCAAGGCGGAGACGCAGGCGCTGCGGGCGGAGAATGCGCAGATGGCCGAGCGGTTGGCGCAGCTGGAGTCGCTGGTGGCGCGTCTCACGCCGACCAACAAGGAACGCTGA
- a CDS encoding globin domain-containing protein encodes MTADQIATIRSTWNLMGATTDAVAPLFYDRLFTLAPALRPLFPAGDLSGQAEKLGQTLAVVVKSLDELPRLVPALEALGARHAGYGVEAWHYDVVGQALLETFAEVLGAHFTPAAREAWAAAYTTLAGVMVAAGDAAGNSARVA; translated from the coding sequence ATGACCGCCGACCAGATCGCCACGATCCGGTCGACCTGGAACCTGATGGGGGCCACCACCGATGCGGTGGCCCCGCTGTTCTACGACCGATTGTTCACGTTGGCCCCGGCCCTGCGGCCCCTGTTTCCGGCCGGAGACCTGTCGGGTCAGGCGGAAAAGCTTGGCCAGACCCTGGCCGTGGTGGTGAAGAGTCTCGATGAGCTGCCACGTTTGGTGCCCGCACTCGAGGCGCTGGGTGCGCGACACGCGGGATACGGGGTGGAGGCTTGGCACTACGACGTGGTGGGTCAGGCGCTGCTCGAGACCTTTGCCGAGGTGCTGGGTGCGCACTTCACGCCAGCGGCGCGTGAAGCCTGGGCAGCGGCCTACACAACGCTGGCCGGCGTCATGGTGGCAGCGGGCGATGCAGCGGGCAATTCGGCCCGTGTGGCCTGA
- a CDS encoding BTAD domain-containing putative transcriptional regulator gives MNDVAHEVLVESSGLVTSVAAFARREWDSRRAIEHPTSRPPIGMYRFITFGGCAVVSDEGEVRGAATQQRRLALLAVLARAGDRGVSRTRLLQLFWPDEADEERRRKALAQALYALRRDLGDESVITGTQDLKLDGELLPHDVGLFAEHLKQGRHADAVALYTGPFLGGFHLAGAPAFERWAEEERRVLERDYLRALEALSEAAERAGRTGDAVQWRRKAAAVDPLDSRATLALMRALVAHGDVTTAIRQAAIHEALIQDELELPPDREVVAYAKQLKEKQTAIAEQQEAIAPEAVVSGAKEQVLQSESESGSGSGSGPDTTIADTAVAGPTEAQPNEYASLPSQGWRASSFAISRGSLALLVVLMVAVVAAAFQVRDYLHHRRSGVAADSLRLFAVGRIMDFREQPAAPAGALTDLLATSLARIDGLQVLSNARMLEIHARIGGSESRDVSREAAHQAGATDLLEGGIQPLGNGRMLLDLRRVSVDNGAIVGAWRFEGDDLFALVTSATTELARAVGRPSLAGDSSSMPTRSLVAYRFYEEGLRAFSRSDLASAEQLLSAAVKEDSLFAMAAFKLYQTRALRGVFQPNEVLARVVRLARGASDRDRLMITAYWAFTTARPELQALADTLAIRYPGEPDGAYYQAVARLQDGDSPAAIVSLKRVLALDSLSGSATPYCRACDAMESLVFAYQSLDSASAAERAAREWVGAQPESARAWTVLAAFLLHMDRVSEAIEANQRATRLTGDGGTANVLFPVVVHLHAGQLDDAERALDDAARRGAATGSVMDLRIILRHLQGRLSDAERLAQEWLRPVPRAQRGDNVGRVVDWRRAVMWQQRGDGNRSMALWDSLSRFSAGDADPGQDARLHVQRWAVAASVAAAAQRADVAKRWADSSEAWSTRAPTRRDPRTAMWARGMALAAAGDTAGAIVTLQQAMYWPAFGLPRLNADLARLLLARGRYAEAIPVARGALRAPFDLRSSVADFTTSRVLLARAFEGAGQRDSALVHWRVVQRSWRGADAPLRVWADSAARRN, from the coding sequence ATGAATGACGTGGCCCACGAGGTGCTGGTGGAATCATCCGGTCTGGTGACTTCCGTTGCCGCGTTCGCCAGACGAGAATGGGACAGCCGTCGGGCCATCGAGCACCCGACCTCCCGTCCACCCATTGGCATGTATCGATTCATCACGTTCGGCGGATGCGCCGTGGTATCCGACGAAGGCGAGGTGCGCGGCGCGGCCACGCAGCAGCGGCGGCTGGCGTTGCTGGCAGTGCTGGCGCGTGCGGGCGACCGCGGCGTGTCGCGCACCCGTTTGCTGCAATTGTTCTGGCCCGATGAAGCCGACGAGGAGCGTCGGCGCAAGGCGCTCGCGCAGGCGCTGTATGCGCTGCGCCGTGATCTCGGCGACGAGTCAGTCATCACCGGCACGCAGGATCTCAAGCTCGATGGCGAGTTGCTGCCGCACGACGTGGGACTGTTCGCGGAGCACCTGAAGCAGGGACGTCATGCCGACGCGGTGGCGTTGTACACGGGCCCCTTTCTCGGCGGGTTTCATCTCGCCGGTGCGCCGGCGTTCGAGCGCTGGGCCGAAGAAGAGCGACGGGTTCTCGAGCGGGACTATCTGCGCGCGCTGGAAGCGTTGTCAGAGGCAGCCGAGCGTGCAGGGCGTACGGGCGATGCGGTGCAGTGGCGACGCAAGGCGGCCGCGGTGGATCCGCTCGACTCACGTGCGACGCTCGCGCTCATGCGTGCCCTGGTGGCGCACGGCGATGTGACAACGGCCATTCGTCAGGCGGCCATTCACGAGGCGCTCATCCAGGATGAGTTGGAGCTGCCGCCGGATCGGGAGGTGGTGGCGTACGCAAAGCAACTCAAAGAAAAGCAAACTGCGATAGCCGAACAGCAGGAAGCCATTGCGCCGGAAGCCGTGGTGTCGGGTGCCAAGGAGCAGGTACTGCAGTCGGAGTCGGAGTCGGGGTCGGGGTCGGGGTCGGGGCCTGATACTACCATTGCCGATACCGCAGTCGCTGGACCCACGGAAGCGCAACCGAACGAATACGCCTCGCTTCCTTCCCAGGGATGGCGCGCGAGCAGCTTCGCCATCAGTCGTGGCTCGCTGGCGTTGCTGGTGGTGCTCATGGTTGCTGTCGTGGCAGCGGCGTTTCAGGTACGTGACTATTTGCATCATCGGCGCAGTGGAGTAGCCGCCGACTCGCTGCGACTCTTTGCCGTGGGTCGCATCATGGACTTCCGCGAGCAGCCGGCGGCACCGGCCGGCGCACTCACCGATCTGCTGGCCACCTCGCTGGCGCGCATTGACGGTCTGCAGGTGCTGAGCAACGCACGCATGCTGGAGATCCATGCGCGCATTGGCGGCAGTGAATCGCGCGACGTCTCGCGGGAAGCGGCGCATCAAGCGGGGGCAACCGATCTGCTGGAGGGCGGCATTCAACCCCTCGGCAACGGACGCATGCTGCTCGATCTGCGCCGCGTGTCGGTGGACAATGGTGCCATTGTCGGCGCGTGGCGCTTTGAGGGCGATGATCTCTTTGCGCTGGTGACCTCGGCCACCACTGAACTGGCGCGCGCTGTCGGTCGCCCGAGTCTGGCGGGTGATTCGAGCAGCATGCCCACGCGCTCGCTCGTGGCGTACCGATTCTATGAGGAGGGACTGCGCGCTTTCTCGCGCAGTGATCTGGCATCGGCCGAACAACTGCTGTCGGCAGCGGTGAAGGAGGACTCGCTGTTTGCCATGGCGGCGTTCAAGCTGTATCAGACGCGGGCGTTGCGAGGCGTCTTCCAGCCCAACGAAGTGCTGGCGCGGGTGGTGCGCCTTGCCCGTGGCGCCAGCGATCGCGACCGGCTCATGATCACGGCGTATTGGGCGTTCACCACCGCACGTCCCGAGTTGCAGGCGCTCGCCGACACGCTGGCCATTCGCTATCCCGGTGAACCCGACGGCGCGTACTATCAGGCGGTGGCACGCCTGCAGGACGGCGATTCGCCGGCGGCGATCGTGTCGCTCAAGCGCGTACTCGCACTGGATTCGCTGTCGGGCAGTGCCACGCCGTACTGCCGTGCCTGTGATGCGATGGAGTCGCTGGTGTTTGCGTATCAGTCGCTGGACAGCGCCAGTGCGGCGGAACGGGCGGCGCGCGAATGGGTGGGCGCACAACCGGAGTCGGCGCGAGCCTGGACCGTGCTGGCCGCATTTCTGCTGCACATGGACCGGGTGAGTGAAGCCATTGAGGCCAACCAGCGGGCTACGCGTCTCACAGGAGACGGTGGAACAGCCAATGTGCTCTTCCCCGTGGTGGTGCATCTGCATGCAGGGCAGCTGGACGATGCAGAACGCGCGTTGGACGACGCGGCACGCCGCGGTGCTGCGACGGGTTCGGTAATGGACCTGCGCATCATTCTTCGGCACCTGCAGGGACGGCTTTCGGACGCCGAGCGACTCGCGCAGGAATGGCTGCGTCCCGTGCCACGCGCGCAGCGCGGTGACAATGTCGGCCGTGTGGTCGATTGGCGACGCGCGGTCATGTGGCAGCAGCGCGGCGATGGAAACCGCTCCATGGCACTCTGGGATTCGCTGTCGCGATTCTCCGCGGGCGATGCCGATCCGGGTCAGGACGCTCGCCTCCATGTGCAGCGCTGGGCCGTGGCAGCCAGCGTGGCCGCAGCCGCGCAGCGCGCCGATGTGGCGAAGCGCTGGGCCGACTCCTCGGAGGCGTGGAGCACGCGCGCGCCAACACGACGGGATCCTCGCACCGCCATGTGGGCGCGCGGCATGGCACTGGCCGCTGCCGGCGACACCGCCGGCGCCATTGTCACGCTGCAGCAGGCCATGTACTGGCCAGCGTTTGGTCTCCCACGACTCAACGCTGATCTCGCGCGCTTGCTGTTGGCGCGTGGGCGCTATGCCGAGGCCATTCCCGTCGCGCGCGGGGCACTGCGCGCGCCATTCGATTTGCGCTCGAGTGTGGCCGACTTCACCACGTCACGCGTGCTGCTGGCACGCGCCTTTGAAGGTGCCGGTCAGCGTGACAGTGCTCTGGTGCACTGGCGCGTGGTGCAACGCAGTTGGCGCGGCGCCGATGCACCGCTGCGCGTATGGGCAGACAGTGCGGCGAGGCGCAACTAG
- a CDS encoding NTP/NDP exchange transporter — protein sequence MTGQASPVSRLLNRLGSIEPGEERATALAAGYFFCALASYFILRAVRDAAGVAAGTGQLPWLFTGTLITTLIMNPVYARIVSRVPVRRFIPIVYRLFIALLLTFAAIIKYGPASWEPYLGPSFWILTSIYSLFIPSVFWGFMADTFHPEQSKRLFGFISVGGTLGALAGAFLTSQLAERVGTPVLMLMSVVLLECAVQASRRFPPSFRADTRARDDADEPVGGSSFAGITHVLRSPYLLGICLYMLMFTIGTTVLYFQQAEIVGARYADRESRTAFLATIDMAVQTLTILAQLFVTGRVIKWIGVGLTLAIMPVLSLVGFTALGTWGTLAVFVLFQVTRRAGEYAFGRPAREVLFTVVSPEDKYKAKNFIDLFVYRGGDQIGAWTYAGLTAAGLAVSSISLLAAPLSAVWLVVAIWLGREQARRQQQDGLA from the coding sequence GTGACCGGTCAGGCTTCACCCGTATCACGTCTGCTCAATCGGCTTGGCAGCATCGAACCCGGCGAGGAGCGCGCCACCGCCCTCGCCGCAGGTTACTTCTTCTGCGCACTGGCCAGCTATTTCATTCTGCGTGCGGTGCGTGACGCGGCCGGTGTGGCTGCCGGCACCGGCCAGTTGCCCTGGCTGTTCACCGGCACACTGATCACGACGCTGATCATGAATCCGGTGTACGCGCGCATCGTGTCGCGTGTTCCGGTGCGTCGCTTCATCCCCATTGTGTATCGGCTGTTCATTGCGCTGCTGCTCACATTTGCGGCCATCATCAAGTACGGGCCGGCGTCGTGGGAGCCGTATCTCGGGCCGTCCTTCTGGATTCTCACGAGCATCTACAGCCTGTTCATCCCCTCGGTGTTCTGGGGGTTCATGGCCGACACGTTTCATCCGGAGCAATCCAAGCGGCTCTTCGGGTTCATCAGTGTCGGTGGCACACTCGGTGCGCTCGCGGGCGCCTTCCTCACCTCGCAACTGGCCGAGCGCGTGGGCACGCCGGTGCTCATGCTCATGAGCGTGGTGTTGCTGGAGTGCGCGGTGCAGGCATCGCGACGATTTCCCCCCAGCTTTCGCGCCGATACACGTGCACGCGATGACGCGGATGAGCCGGTGGGTGGTTCGTCGTTCGCGGGCATCACGCATGTGCTGCGTTCGCCCTATCTGCTGGGCATTTGTCTGTACATGCTGATGTTCACCATCGGCACCACGGTGCTGTACTTCCAGCAGGCGGAGATCGTGGGGGCGCGCTACGCTGACCGGGAGTCGCGGACCGCGTTTCTGGCCACCATCGATATGGCCGTGCAGACGCTCACCATTCTGGCGCAGCTCTTTGTCACGGGCCGCGTGATCAAGTGGATTGGGGTGGGGCTCACCCTGGCCATCATGCCGGTGCTGAGTCTTGTGGGTTTCACGGCGCTTGGTACCTGGGGCACGCTGGCGGTGTTCGTGCTGTTTCAGGTGACACGACGCGCTGGCGAATACGCGTTCGGCCGTCCGGCGCGCGAGGTGCTGTTCACCGTCGTCTCACCCGAAGACAAGTACAAGGCCAAGAACTTCATTGACCTGTTTGTCTATCGCGGTGGTGATCAGATCGGGGCCTGGACCTACGCGGGCCTTACTGCCGCGGGACTCGCGGTGAGCAGCATTTCGTTGCTGGCCGCGCCGCTCAGTGCGGTGTGGCTGGTGGTGGCTATCTGGCTTGGGCGCGAGCAGGCGAGGCGGCAGCAGCAGGACGGTCTCGCCTGA